The following coding sequences are from one Rathayibacter sp. SW19 window:
- a CDS encoding NHLP bacteriocin export ABC transporter permease/ATPase subunit: MTGHESRELLRLGADRPLPLVGAATAWRVASGVVEVFAVAAPGAPDVARLHLLTASEGALLFGFGESAIGGVRLLAVGGPGSAVQIAPIDSDDAEHTRRLWFEKLAESVGESAAAESDTVAPNEKPRSAESLLAGAITAQRERIDLDDLARVRAQRNSHRGALAESLSTLGSLLESDDDAPERAKEGESALTGAFRVVARAQGVSAVTPARGTGNEDPLMNLARAAGLRTRGLTLDGDWWRQDCGPMLGFLVDGHHPIALIPVGTNRYQLIDTASATRRPIDAVLAARIEPGAVAVYRPLPDGPLSIRSLLAAGLTEARADLVRLIALSCASALLALAVPLVTGQIVGSVIPEANRPELAQLTVALLVAAVAGALFQLTTSIAVLRVQGRLDRYLGPAIWGRLLSLPTSFFRRYSAGELAHRVLSSESMVQLISGSAVTSVLGGVFSIFSFALIWFYSVQLGIAASILLVAMVGTILLAGRVQLRRMQAVEEYSGQMNGMLLEFVSGISKLRVAGVQEKAFQRWAELFTGKRSRWNSVRSMENFVAVVTAAFPVVSAIVLFAVVGLNQQPTLSSAAFLAANAAYAQVAVAVVVMANSLNLVVRAVPGLQRLSPILTETPEEDVAKADPGALTGAVEFSGVSFRYQSDGPLVLDDISIRIPAGGSIALVGPSGSGKSTLGRLLLGFEEPESGAVFFDDQDLSGLDVRSVRRQLGVVLQSVELLPGSILTNIVGSAVDLTIDDAWRAAASAGLADDIRDMPMGMHTAISEGGSTLSGGQRQRLLIARAMAGNPRILLFDEATSALDNATQAIVAQSLAAVSATRILIAHRLSTVIDADRIYYLEQGRVVEAGTYEELMALDGAFASQARRQLT; this comes from the coding sequence ATGACCGGACACGAATCCCGCGAGCTTCTGCGCCTCGGCGCGGACCGGCCGCTCCCCCTGGTCGGTGCCGCAACCGCATGGCGCGTGGCCAGCGGCGTCGTCGAAGTCTTCGCGGTCGCGGCACCCGGAGCACCGGATGTGGCCCGGCTGCATCTGCTGACGGCGAGCGAAGGCGCCCTCCTGTTCGGTTTCGGCGAGTCGGCGATCGGGGGTGTCCGACTGCTCGCTGTCGGAGGACCGGGTTCTGCCGTTCAGATCGCGCCGATCGACTCCGACGATGCCGAGCACACACGACGCCTCTGGTTTGAGAAGCTGGCCGAGTCCGTCGGCGAGTCCGCGGCGGCCGAATCCGACACAGTCGCGCCGAATGAGAAGCCCCGGAGCGCAGAGTCACTGCTGGCCGGGGCCATCACGGCTCAGCGGGAGCGGATCGACCTCGACGATCTCGCGCGGGTTCGAGCGCAACGAAACAGCCACCGGGGCGCACTCGCCGAGAGCCTTTCGACCCTCGGCTCGCTTCTTGAATCGGACGACGACGCTCCAGAACGAGCCAAGGAAGGCGAATCAGCCTTGACAGGGGCGTTCCGCGTCGTCGCACGCGCCCAAGGGGTGTCGGCCGTGACGCCGGCGCGGGGCACCGGCAATGAGGACCCGTTGATGAACCTCGCTCGTGCGGCCGGATTGCGTACCCGCGGCCTGACCCTCGACGGCGACTGGTGGCGGCAGGACTGCGGACCTATGCTCGGCTTCCTCGTCGATGGGCATCACCCGATTGCGCTCATCCCCGTCGGCACGAACCGCTATCAACTTATCGACACGGCGTCGGCCACACGTCGGCCCATCGATGCCGTGCTTGCTGCACGCATCGAACCCGGAGCCGTCGCGGTCTATCGGCCACTGCCGGACGGGCCGTTGAGCATCAGGTCCCTGCTGGCAGCGGGGCTCACGGAGGCCCGCGCCGACCTGGTCAGGCTGATCGCCCTCAGCTGCGCATCCGCACTGCTCGCGCTGGCGGTCCCGCTCGTGACCGGCCAGATCGTCGGCAGCGTCATACCCGAGGCCAATCGACCGGAACTCGCGCAACTCACCGTCGCTCTGCTTGTCGCCGCTGTAGCCGGCGCGCTTTTCCAGCTGACGACCTCAATCGCCGTTCTCCGCGTGCAAGGTCGCCTCGATCGTTATCTGGGTCCGGCGATCTGGGGGCGCTTGTTGTCTCTTCCGACGTCGTTCTTCCGGCGTTACAGCGCCGGCGAACTCGCCCATCGCGTGTTGTCGAGCGAATCGATGGTGCAACTGATCAGTGGGTCGGCCGTCACGTCGGTGCTCGGTGGCGTGTTCTCCATCTTCAGCTTCGCGCTGATCTGGTTCTACAGCGTGCAACTCGGTATTGCGGCGAGCATCCTGCTCGTGGCTATGGTCGGAACGATCCTGCTGGCTGGACGTGTCCAACTACGCCGCATGCAGGCGGTCGAGGAGTACTCCGGCCAGATGAACGGCATGCTTCTCGAATTTGTCAGCGGCATCAGCAAGCTGCGGGTGGCTGGAGTTCAGGAGAAGGCGTTCCAGCGGTGGGCCGAGCTCTTCACGGGCAAACGCAGCCGCTGGAATTCCGTGCGCAGCATGGAGAATTTCGTCGCCGTCGTCACCGCCGCCTTCCCGGTCGTCTCTGCGATCGTGCTATTCGCCGTGGTCGGGCTGAACCAGCAGCCGACCCTGTCGTCCGCCGCGTTCCTGGCTGCCAACGCCGCGTATGCACAGGTCGCCGTGGCTGTGGTCGTCATGGCGAATTCGCTCAACCTCGTGGTGCGGGCAGTTCCGGGCCTGCAGCGGTTGAGCCCGATCCTGACGGAAACCCCCGAAGAGGACGTGGCGAAGGCCGATCCGGGCGCCCTCACGGGCGCCGTCGAATTCAGCGGCGTGTCGTTCCGGTATCAGTCGGACGGCCCGCTGGTCTTGGACGACATCTCAATCCGCATTCCGGCTGGCGGTTCGATCGCCCTCGTCGGGCCGTCCGGCTCAGGCAAGTCGACGCTCGGCCGGTTGCTTCTCGGCTTCGAGGAGCCGGAGAGCGGCGCTGTCTTCTTCGACGACCAGGATCTCTCCGGTCTCGACGTTCGTTCCGTTCGACGGCAATTGGGTGTCGTGCTTCAATCAGTTGAACTGCTGCCGGGCAGCATCCTCACAAATATCGTCGGCTCGGCGGTCGATCTCACCATCGACGACGCCTGGCGCGCGGCTGCGAGCGCTGGCCTGGCCGACGACATCCGCGACATGCCGATGGGGATGCACACCGCGATCAGCGAGGGCGGATCGACGCTCTCCGGCGGTCAGCGTCAGCGCCTGCTGATTGCCCGTGCCATGGCCGGCAACCCACGGATTCTCCTGTTCGACGAGGCGACGAGCGCACTCGACAACGCGACGCAGGCGATCGTGGCGCAGAGTCTTGCAGCGGTCTCGGCGACTCGCATTCTCATCGCCCACCGGTTGAGCACGGTGATCGACGCCGACCGGATCTACTACCTCGAACAGGGCCGGGTCGTCGAAGCCGGCACATACGAGGAACTGATGGCGCTGGACGGTGCGTTCGCGTCGCAAGCGCGCCGCCAGCTGACCTGA
- a CDS encoding TOMM precursor leader peptide-binding protein, producing MSITSEAGPTEGRRFVSAGRSTDTSTDASTDEAWILDPRAVLRVVPGEGVYALRGETAALLRGAAYEYVAPLIDGRRTSDDLVDALSDALPAAQVYFVIEGMRRRGYIVHTASDDELSEQAWWLELGADPATAARGVRRTVQLFATTGVDPAIVDAARAGLLTAGAAVGAAGGVSTIASGQPDLLLVFADDYMDTELADVNRAALAAGVPWLLVWPGARRLWLGPLFRPGDGPCWECLMARRRSHRRVQTFLAALPDADPIVMPIVTTPAAAQLVGRVAALEIVKILGGLSTPAVDGAPPDSAVLTELDIVDWHMQKHVVVRRPQCPACGDPTPIRAVPIRPAADLPHDSDTGGFRTVQAIETFRRYRHHVSPITGAASTLEPLPTPDPDMHVWYSGTNLGLPAKNLMQLKRSLRAATAGKGTTAEQARVGALSEALERYSGMSTGEELRIRGSLRSLGDSAIHPNACMLFSDAQLDDAERLNAQDSWFNFIPAHFDENTVTDWTPLWSLTEEREVLLPTGYLYFRGAREPHSGVFADSNGCAAGNTLTEAILQGTLELIERDSVALWWYNRLRRPGVDLQGMHDPWVDELIANYTARGREVWALDLTSDLGIPTIAAISRRIDHPTERILMAFGAHLDPRLAVLRALTELNQMATTGDDPAGADAGLDRDMETWMTTATVANQPYLLPDPLAPLWRLDDHSSMAGDDLAASVLTCRERLERAGLAMHVLDQTRPDIGLPVVRVVVPGIRPFWSRLAPGRLYDVPVKLGWLDAPIAEADLNPIPMFL from the coding sequence ATGAGCATCACCAGCGAAGCAGGTCCGACGGAAGGCCGGCGATTCGTATCCGCAGGCAGAAGCACCGACACGAGTACCGACGCGAGCACCGACGAAGCATGGATCCTCGATCCGCGCGCCGTGCTTCGAGTCGTCCCCGGCGAGGGGGTCTACGCACTTCGAGGTGAGACTGCGGCACTGTTGCGGGGCGCCGCATACGAGTACGTCGCCCCGCTGATTGACGGACGACGCACGTCCGACGACCTGGTGGATGCTCTGAGCGACGCGCTCCCGGCAGCCCAGGTCTACTTCGTGATCGAGGGGATGCGTCGCCGCGGGTACATCGTGCACACAGCCTCCGACGACGAACTGTCCGAGCAAGCCTGGTGGCTCGAACTCGGCGCTGACCCGGCCACGGCCGCCCGAGGAGTGCGGCGGACGGTGCAGCTCTTCGCCACGACGGGGGTGGACCCGGCGATCGTCGACGCCGCGCGCGCGGGTCTGCTGACGGCCGGGGCCGCGGTCGGGGCCGCGGGTGGAGTCTCGACGATCGCGTCCGGGCAGCCGGACCTTCTTCTGGTGTTCGCCGACGATTACATGGACACAGAGCTCGCCGACGTGAATCGCGCTGCCCTGGCGGCGGGTGTTCCGTGGCTGCTGGTCTGGCCCGGCGCTCGGCGGCTGTGGCTCGGACCGCTGTTCCGGCCAGGCGATGGGCCGTGCTGGGAGTGTCTGATGGCGCGCCGGCGCTCGCACCGACGCGTCCAGACGTTCCTCGCAGCCCTTCCGGATGCCGATCCGATCGTGATGCCGATCGTCACGACCCCCGCAGCAGCCCAACTGGTCGGGCGGGTTGCGGCACTCGAGATCGTGAAGATTCTCGGCGGGCTGTCCACGCCCGCGGTGGATGGTGCTCCGCCTGACTCGGCCGTACTGACCGAGCTCGATATCGTCGACTGGCACATGCAGAAGCACGTCGTGGTCCGTCGACCGCAGTGCCCAGCCTGCGGCGATCCGACGCCAATCCGCGCCGTTCCGATCCGGCCAGCAGCGGATCTACCGCACGACAGTGACACGGGCGGCTTCCGAACTGTTCAGGCGATCGAGACGTTCCGTCGATATCGACACCACGTCAGCCCGATCACGGGCGCCGCCAGCACCCTCGAACCGCTGCCGACGCCGGATCCAGACATGCACGTCTGGTATTCGGGTACGAATCTCGGCCTGCCGGCGAAGAACTTGATGCAACTGAAGCGGAGTCTGCGGGCGGCCACCGCCGGCAAGGGTACGACCGCTGAGCAGGCGAGGGTCGGTGCGCTGAGCGAGGCCCTCGAGCGCTACTCCGGGATGAGTACGGGAGAAGAATTGCGGATCAGGGGATCGCTCAGGAGTCTCGGCGATTCGGCCATTCACCCGAACGCGTGCATGCTCTTCAGCGACGCCCAATTGGACGATGCTGAACGACTGAACGCTCAGGACTCCTGGTTCAATTTCATTCCGGCGCACTTCGACGAGAACACTGTGACCGATTGGACGCCGCTCTGGTCGCTGACCGAGGAGCGAGAGGTCCTGCTGCCGACGGGGTACCTCTATTTCCGTGGCGCCCGTGAGCCGCATTCAGGTGTATTCGCCGATTCGAACGGCTGCGCGGCCGGCAACACGCTGACCGAAGCGATTTTGCAAGGGACTCTCGAGTTGATCGAGCGCGACTCGGTAGCGCTGTGGTGGTACAACCGACTACGGAGACCCGGAGTGGACCTCCAGGGAATGCACGACCCGTGGGTTGATGAACTGATCGCGAACTACACCGCGCGCGGACGTGAGGTGTGGGCTCTGGATCTGACCTCGGATCTGGGGATACCGACGATCGCGGCGATCTCACGCCGGATCGACCATCCCACCGAGCGGATACTCATGGCATTCGGGGCGCATCTCGACCCTCGTCTCGCGGTGCTGCGTGCGCTCACCGAACTCAATCAGATGGCGACGACCGGCGACGATCCGGCCGGCGCCGATGCCGGCTTGGACAGGGACATGGAAACCTGGATGACCACGGCGACCGTGGCGAACCAGCCCTACCTGCTTCCCGATCCGCTCGCGCCGCTCTGGCGCCTGGATGATCACTCGAGTATGGCTGGCGACGATCTCGCTGCAAGCGTGCTCACCTGCCGTGAGCGACTCGAGCGAGCCGGTCTGGCGATGCACGTGCTCGACCAGACCCGCCCCGACATCGGTCTGCCGGTCGTTCGGGTCGTCGTGCCCGGGATCCGGCCATTCTGGTCACGTCTGGCCCCTGGGCGCCTGTACGACGTGCCGGTGAAGCTCGGCTGGCTCGACGCCCCCATCGCCGAAGCCGATCTGAACCCGATCCCGATGTTCCTATGA
- a CDS encoding SagB family peptide dehydrogenase, with the protein MSALLLIAVRTEVIRTTAQRADGRESEMLAARWGALPLPHVGTPERAPVDRLLAGPASPDELDELAAAGGPSGLARWMLWATYARDRSLICYRLQTADGALLADLIPTSPEAPNFMLAPPASPPAGRVQLSRFAVLHRGGSRMILESPRATMRAELSTCSAATLAAFTVPVSVSVSGEVDLVLSALLQAGLLAGVGDDGLLDEDRDATLSQWEFQDLLLHARTRTNRPDEPRGGTYPFAELRSAPPAVAHPLPANVDPDEPALITLERPDLSVLMSTDPPFARVMEERASRRDLGPLTLGSLSEFLYRTMRVRGQRGTTDDPHAYPTTSRPHPSAGGMYEFTAYLAIDNCHGLDAGLYRYDPVEHGLSRVASRTPDVDRLLAEGGWAAALTAPPPVLVILAADFRRLSWKYEGIAYALTLKNAGVLFATMQLAATAMGLGSCPVGAGDSDLFARAADTRSFEESSVGELLLGS; encoded by the coding sequence ATGAGCGCCCTCCTGCTGATCGCCGTGCGCACCGAAGTCATTCGCACGACGGCGCAGCGCGCGGACGGGAGGGAATCGGAGATGTTGGCCGCCCGCTGGGGCGCACTTCCGCTGCCTCACGTCGGCACACCGGAGCGGGCACCTGTCGATCGTCTGCTCGCCGGCCCGGCGTCACCCGACGAGCTCGACGAGCTGGCCGCTGCAGGGGGGCCGTCGGGATTGGCGCGATGGATGCTGTGGGCAACGTACGCCCGCGACCGTAGCCTCATTTGCTATCGCCTTCAGACGGCTGATGGCGCACTGCTTGCGGATCTCATACCGACATCACCCGAGGCGCCGAATTTCATGCTCGCGCCTCCCGCCTCGCCCCCGGCCGGTCGCGTGCAGCTATCCCGCTTTGCGGTGCTGCACCGTGGGGGCAGCAGGATGATCCTGGAGTCACCGCGCGCAACGATGCGGGCGGAGCTGTCCACGTGCTCTGCCGCGACGCTCGCTGCGTTCACAGTGCCGGTCAGCGTCAGCGTCAGTGGCGAGGTCGACCTTGTGCTCTCCGCCCTACTGCAGGCCGGACTCCTTGCCGGAGTGGGCGACGACGGGCTACTCGATGAAGACCGCGATGCCACCCTGTCGCAATGGGAGTTTCAGGACCTGCTCCTGCACGCCCGAACGCGGACGAACAGGCCGGACGAGCCACGCGGAGGTACGTATCCGTTTGCCGAGCTGCGGTCTGCGCCTCCTGCCGTGGCGCACCCTCTTCCGGCGAACGTCGACCCAGACGAACCTGCCCTCATCACACTCGAACGCCCCGACCTGTCTGTTCTGATGAGCACGGATCCTCCGTTCGCCCGGGTGATGGAGGAACGCGCGTCCAGACGAGACCTGGGACCACTCACCCTCGGCAGTCTGAGCGAATTCCTCTATCGGACGATGCGGGTGCGCGGCCAGCGAGGTACCACCGACGATCCTCACGCGTATCCGACGACATCCCGGCCACATCCGTCGGCCGGCGGCATGTACGAATTCACTGCCTACCTCGCGATCGACAACTGCCACGGACTTGACGCAGGGCTCTACCGGTACGACCCCGTCGAACACGGGCTGAGCCGCGTCGCCTCACGCACGCCGGACGTGGATCGGCTACTCGCGGAGGGCGGTTGGGCGGCGGCGCTGACGGCTCCCCCGCCCGTGCTGGTGATCCTGGCAGCGGACTTTCGCCGACTCAGCTGGAAATACGAGGGCATCGCCTATGCCCTCACGCTGAAGAACGCCGGTGTACTCTTCGCGACAATGCAACTCGCCGCCACCGCGATGGGCCTCGGAAGCTGCCCCGTCGGCGCCGGAGACTCCGATCTGTTCGCCCGAGCGGCGGATACTCGCTCATTCGAAGAGTCCTCGGTCGGGGAGCTTCTGCTCGGTTCGTGA
- a CDS encoding serine hydrolase domain-containing protein has translation MTAKRGQGMDTIAPSTRHDATARGRFGRHRARWGILGLGTAVLLAVAGCTAGTADAASGTSSAFAQASTTIPVAGSAAACVPDAKKVATAKNTQSTKPVSAALAAQYDAALSAVFAKVKKSAPSVIVGVRGPKGTWTHAYGVADLATKTPTTTDMYQRIGSITKTFVATAVLQLAEQKKLSLDDPIDNYVTGVPNGTHITLRELVTMTSGLANYSADPQWNSDQLSDPTAPWTPQQLLAVAYGESTAFPPGTAMQYSNTNYILLGLVIERVTGKSLPEVIKGQILKPLKMKSTAFPLDAAFPSPHPNGYTHALNEILGSSPSNAWGDATNWNPSWGWAAGAMTSNITDLFTWGRALATGQGVLPVSAQVQRLDSFGSSNLGADEYYSDGLMCKNGWIGHGGNIMGYNSMLRYNPAIDSTIVVEATGDSATATPPRLVVDDELASALAKVAGHDYPAAIIPPAGQKQAAEAPDPDTEG, from the coding sequence GTGACAGCGAAGAGAGGGCAGGGCATGGACACGATTGCTCCATCCACACGACACGACGCCACAGCGCGCGGCAGGTTCGGTCGGCATCGCGCGCGCTGGGGCATTCTGGGGCTGGGCACGGCAGTGCTACTCGCGGTCGCCGGATGCACGGCTGGCACAGCGGATGCGGCATCCGGCACGTCTTCCGCGTTTGCGCAGGCGTCGACGACCATACCCGTGGCCGGGTCGGCTGCAGCATGTGTGCCGGACGCGAAAAAGGTCGCGACCGCGAAGAACACGCAGTCGACCAAACCGGTCTCTGCGGCGCTGGCCGCGCAATACGACGCCGCGTTGTCCGCGGTGTTCGCGAAGGTGAAGAAGTCGGCACCGTCGGTCATCGTCGGCGTGCGCGGGCCGAAGGGCACCTGGACGCACGCGTACGGGGTGGCCGACCTCGCTACGAAGACGCCGACGACCACCGACATGTATCAGCGGATCGGGTCGATCACCAAGACGTTCGTCGCCACCGCCGTGCTGCAGTTGGCCGAGCAGAAGAAGTTGTCTCTGGATGATCCGATCGACAACTACGTGACAGGCGTACCCAACGGAACCCACATCACCCTGCGCGAACTGGTCACGATGACCAGCGGGCTGGCCAACTATTCAGCTGACCCGCAATGGAACAGCGACCAGTTGAGCGACCCCACAGCTCCGTGGACTCCGCAGCAGTTGCTGGCCGTGGCATATGGCGAGTCCACCGCTTTCCCACCGGGAACGGCCATGCAGTATTCGAACACCAACTACATTCTGCTGGGCCTGGTGATCGAAAGGGTCACGGGCAAGTCGCTGCCGGAGGTGATCAAAGGCCAGATTCTGAAGCCGCTGAAGATGAAGTCGACGGCGTTCCCGCTGGATGCCGCATTCCCGAGCCCGCACCCGAACGGTTACACGCACGCGCTGAATGAGATCCTCGGTAGCAGTCCATCGAACGCGTGGGGCGATGCAACGAATTGGAATCCGTCGTGGGGCTGGGCTGCGGGAGCGATGACCAGCAATATCACCGACCTGTTCACCTGGGGTCGCGCGCTGGCCACCGGACAAGGGGTGCTGCCGGTCTCCGCTCAGGTGCAACGCCTCGACTCGTTCGGCAGTTCGAACCTCGGCGCAGACGAGTATTACAGCGATGGACTGATGTGCAAGAACGGCTGGATCGGCCACGGCGGCAACATCATGGGCTACAACTCGATGCTGCGCTATAACCCGGCTATCGACAGCACCATCGTCGTTGAGGCGACCGGAGACTCCGCGACGGCGACCCCGCCGCGCCTTGTGGTGGATGACGAGTTGGCCTCGGCGCTTGCGAAGGTTGCCGGGCATGATTACCCGGCCGCGATCATCCCGCCCGCCGGGCAGAAGCAGGCTGCGGAGGCTCCCGATCCCGATACGGAAGGCTGA
- a CDS encoding sensor histidine kinase, with product MMHRERTRSPLARSLDRGLVLIAASGVLLAGIFLALVLPITPIAWLILLFTLAFFVYLAGGLLAWRLRPSNGMGPLIILCGYALFLGGLGNTETAGLDVVGEACTTLVFAVTLHLLIAFPSGRLHGWFERATVIAGYVVALVLQAPLYLFDGTGDVGAMTIAGRPDLVTLGTWVQRGAGAIVTMATAVILIERLRRSDRTHRRVLIPLFGYAIFAVLFVSFGSNVLDALFGPVPYLRPAAQVVVLGGIPIAFALCVLRGGFARTGELQELGAWLGTASDARPQLTSAVARTLGDDTLRVVFWVAERGAFVDADGHAATLPADSPDRELVEIELDGRLVGAIEYDSMLIGDPALVRTAGRVVAIAVDRERLTVELLASQQALLKSRSRLVEAADRERRRIAQDLHDGLQVQLVLLALQAGQLARAAEASRLVREGATTLRVGIDGAAADLRRIVHAVMPAALIEQGLSAAAEDLVDQMPVPTKLDIELDDGALSASVESTAYFVIAEGLTNALKHSEATAFAVHLERVNDLLLIEIRDDGVGGATPTRGTGLRGLSDRVDVVGGRLQIESEPGRGTHLRVELPCTS from the coding sequence ATGATGCATCGCGAGCGCACGCGATCGCCGCTGGCGCGGTCGTTGGACCGCGGGCTCGTGCTGATCGCCGCGTCCGGCGTGCTGCTTGCCGGTATCTTCCTCGCCTTAGTGCTCCCGATCACTCCGATCGCGTGGCTGATTCTGCTGTTCACCCTTGCATTCTTTGTGTATCTGGCAGGCGGATTGCTTGCCTGGCGGCTACGTCCGAGCAATGGTATGGGGCCGCTGATCATCCTGTGTGGTTACGCACTGTTCCTCGGCGGCTTGGGCAACACGGAGACCGCGGGGCTCGACGTCGTCGGCGAGGCGTGCACGACCCTGGTGTTCGCGGTGACCCTGCATCTGCTGATCGCCTTTCCGTCGGGTCGGTTACATGGCTGGTTCGAGCGGGCAACGGTGATCGCCGGGTACGTGGTCGCGCTGGTCTTACAGGCGCCCTTGTACCTTTTCGACGGCACCGGGGATGTCGGAGCCATGACGATCGCTGGCAGGCCAGACCTCGTCACGCTTGGGACCTGGGTGCAGCGCGGGGCTGGCGCCATCGTCACCATGGCAACCGCCGTGATTCTGATCGAACGCCTGCGGCGCAGCGACCGAACGCATCGACGGGTCTTGATCCCACTATTCGGCTACGCGATCTTCGCCGTGCTGTTCGTCTCGTTCGGCTCGAATGTGCTCGACGCACTTTTCGGCCCGGTGCCCTATCTGCGGCCGGCCGCACAGGTGGTCGTGTTGGGCGGGATACCGATCGCGTTTGCGCTCTGTGTGCTGCGGGGCGGTTTCGCGCGCACCGGTGAACTCCAGGAGCTCGGCGCCTGGCTTGGCACGGCCAGCGATGCACGGCCGCAGCTGACCAGTGCCGTGGCCCGAACGCTCGGCGACGACACATTGCGAGTCGTGTTCTGGGTCGCAGAGCGCGGAGCGTTCGTCGACGCAGACGGCCACGCCGCAACGCTGCCCGCGGATAGCCCCGATCGTGAATTGGTCGAAATCGAACTAGATGGGCGATTGGTCGGCGCGATCGAATACGATTCCATGCTGATCGGCGACCCGGCTTTGGTGCGCACGGCGGGTCGGGTCGTCGCGATCGCCGTCGACCGGGAAAGACTTACGGTTGAACTCCTCGCGAGCCAGCAGGCACTGCTGAAATCGCGTTCACGGCTGGTCGAAGCAGCCGATCGGGAACGTCGCCGGATCGCACAAGACCTTCACGACGGGCTGCAGGTGCAACTGGTACTGCTCGCTTTGCAGGCCGGGCAACTCGCTCGCGCAGCTGAAGCTTCACGCCTGGTGCGTGAGGGTGCAACGACGTTGCGCGTGGGCATCGACGGCGCCGCCGCAGACCTGCGCCGTATCGTGCACGCCGTCATGCCTGCTGCGCTGATCGAGCAGGGACTGTCGGCCGCGGCAGAAGATCTCGTCGACCAGATGCCCGTGCCGACGAAACTCGACATCGAACTGGATGACGGGGCGCTGTCGGCCTCCGTTGAGAGCACCGCATACTTCGTCATCGCGGAAGGCCTCACGAACGCACTCAAACACTCCGAAGCGACGGCCTTCGCCGTTCACCTCGAGCGCGTGAACGACCTGTTGCTCATCGAGATCCGGGACGATGGCGTCGGCGGAGCGACCCCCACTCGAGGAACGGGCCTGCGCGGGTTGAGCGACCGCGTTGACGTGGTCGGCGGTCGCCTGCAGATCGAAAGCGAACCGGGCAGGGGAACCCACCTTCGTGTGGAGTTGCCATGCACGTCGTGA
- a CDS encoding response regulator transcription factor, translated as MHVVIAEEETLLRQGLQQIMQQFGFDVDAAVTDTEQVERAVNRHHPNIVISDIRMPPTHTDEGLREALHIRAAYPQTAVMVLSQDVQRRDARELLDGHPGGVGYLLQQRIADVDTFCADVSRVAAGGTALDPVVVAVMVARSRLTDGGVGRLAPRQREVLSLMAEGRGIAWIASQLRLGEHAVEQHTADICEALGLPAGDDHQQRVFAVIRYLAG; from the coding sequence ATGCACGTCGTGATCGCAGAAGAAGAGACGCTACTGAGGCAGGGGCTGCAGCAGATCATGCAGCAATTCGGCTTCGACGTCGATGCGGCGGTCACCGATACCGAACAGGTCGAGAGGGCAGTGAATCGGCACCATCCGAATATCGTCATCTCGGACATCCGGATGCCGCCGACGCACACCGACGAAGGGCTGAGGGAGGCGTTGCACATTCGCGCCGCGTATCCGCAGACGGCCGTCATGGTGCTCTCCCAGGACGTGCAACGGCGTGACGCGCGGGAGTTGCTCGACGGCCACCCCGGCGGAGTTGGCTATCTGTTGCAACAGCGCATCGCAGACGTTGACACGTTCTGTGCCGACGTGAGCCGGGTCGCGGCAGGCGGAACGGCTCTGGACCCGGTGGTCGTTGCCGTCATGGTCGCGCGGTCCCGCCTGACGGATGGCGGGGTCGGCCGCCTCGCCCCCCGTCAGCGCGAGGTTCTCAGCCTGATGGCTGAGGGCAGAGGCATCGCGTGGATCGCCTCTCAACTGCGGTTGGGCGAGCACGCCGTCGAACAGCACACGGCGGACATCTGCGAGGCGCTCGGCCTGCCGGCTGGGGACGATCACCAGCAACGCGTGTTCGCCGTAATCCGCTACCTCGCCGGCTGA